One genomic window of Glycine max cultivar Williams 82 chromosome 16, Glycine_max_v4.0, whole genome shotgun sequence includes the following:
- the LOC100786596 gene encoding nuclear exosome regulator NRDE2 isoform X1, which translates to MEQKPPSPAENSAAAAPSSDEAKPSLFPLFPLTASSSLQTTTTSSTPQWLSNTSFTTDISVINDVVASQLNRETMQSPLQDDNDEDENRAQANPVPSSRYEILESSESDGGGRDRERKKRKKRKKRKRDSSAERGGFNAFGSRKSRVRAWVDSEAKVAKDYYIDSHGDRDNLAFGCIYRMDIARYKPYNPLKLSGLHVRGLYWWNRSGSLLERDGDVDALDAKMKCAGRYWSGKYMALERHKSFKRIHLVAPKLSPVTMQDEFIPLSESDAGASHGAVDSDSVSKTSASLEESWEDEMLNKTREFNKLTREHPHDEKVWLAFAEFQDKVAGMQRQKGARLQTLAKKISILEKAVELNPDNEEILLCLLKAYQMRDSSDVLIARWEKILLQHSGSYKLWREFLHIVQRNFSRFKVSEVRKMYAHAIEALSASCSKHSRQQVLQAANPSSPDPVFVQLELGLVDIFLSLCRFEWQTGYRELATALFQAEIEFSLFCPPLLLTEQSKHRLFEHFWNSGGARVGEEGALGWSTWLEKEEETRQRVMNEELSRENEGGGWTGWSEPWSKDNEGIANVEHETMNDVVMEDIQDEEEYTEVEPEVDTEDLLKMLGIDMNDGDGGEVNDTLTWIKWSKEESSRDCDQWMPVRGKSGTTSPANEADKTDEDEQLLRVVLYEDVNEYLFSLSTTEARLSLLSQFIDFYGGKMSQLFCSNSPTRADNILSLEDLPDSMLEKLKCIHEVLTKQQNSLAGFSFEFLSGSLSRNADIMKFIRNAVLLCLTVFPRNYMLEEAVLISEELYVTKMNSSNGMITPCRSLAKSLLKSDRQDLLLCGVYARREATYGNIDHARKVFDMALLSVEALPVELQSNAPLLYFWYAEVELANNSANDRESSSRGIHILSCLGSGTKYNPFKSQASSLLLLRAHQGFKEKLRTVWSSWVRGIINDQSVALICSAALFEELTTGWDAGIEVLNQAFSMVLPERRSQGYQLEFLFNYYIKMLQRHQRQSSLMKVWESILHGLQIYPFSPELLKDVVEVGHYYTTSNKLRRILDDCSYKKPSVVLWLFALSYEIFKGGSHHRIRGLFEKALANDKLCSSVLLWRCYIMFEMEIAHDPSAARRAFFRAIHSCPWSKRLWLDGFLKLNSVLTAKELSDLQEVMRDKELNLRTDIYEILLQQS; encoded by the exons ATGGAGCAAAAACCACCGTCTCCGGCGGAAAACTCGGCGGCGGCGGCGCCATCCTCCGACGAAGCAAAACCTTCCCTATTCCCTCTGTTCCCACTCACAGCCTCTTCCTCTCTCCAAACCACCACCACTTCCTCCACTCCTCAATGGCTCAGCAACACCAGCTTCACCACCGACATCTCCGTCATAAACGACGTCGTCGCCTCGCAACTCAACCGCGAAACGATGCAGTCACCGCTACAAGACGACAACGACGAGGACGAAAATCGCGCACAGGCGAATCCCGTCCCTTCTTCTCGGTACGAGATTCTGGAATCTTCCGAATCCGACGGAGGCGGAAGAGatagagagaggaagaagagaaagaagaggaagaagcggAAGCGCGATTCGTCTGCGGAGAGAGGTGGATTCAACGCTTTCGGTTCGAGGAAGTCGCGCGTTCGAGCTTGGGTGGATTCGGAGGCCAAAGTTGCCAAGGATTATTACATTGATTCTCACGGAGATCGCGATAATCTCGCGTTCGGATGCATCTACAG AATGGATATTGCCCGATACAAGCCTTACAATCCCTTGAAACTGTCTGGGCTACATGTTCGAGGTTTGTATTGGTGGAATCGGAGTGGTTCACTATTGGAAAGAGATGGTGATGTCGATGCATTGGATGCTAAAATGAAGTGTGCTGGTCGTTACTGGTCTGGAAAATACATGGCTTTGGAACGACATAAGAGCTTTAAGCGTATTCATCTTGTTGCTCCAAAATTGTCTCCTGTCACTATGCAAGATGAGTTTATACCTTTATCAGAATCAGATGCTGGGGCATCTCATGGAGCTGTTGACAGTGATTCAGTCTCCAAAACTTCAGCATCACTTGAAGAATCATGGGAAGATGAAATGTTAAACAAAACTAGGGAGTTCAACAAACTAACTAGGGAACACCCCCATGATGAAAAAGTTTGGTTAGCTTTTGCAGAGTTCCAAGATAAGGTTGCAGGGATGCAACGACAGAAAGGTGCTCGCTTGCAAACTCTTGCAAAGAAGATTAGCATTCTGGAGAAGGCAGTTGAGCTTAATCCAGACAATGAAGAGATATTGCTTTGTCTTTTGAAAGCTTATCAAATGAGAGACAGCTCAGATGTGCTAATTGCAAGATGGGAGAAGATACTTTTGCAACACTCTGGAAGTTATAAGTTATGGAGAGAATTCTTGCACATTGTTCAGAGAAATTTCTCCAGATTTAAGGTTTCAGAGGTTAGGAAGATGTATGCACATGCAATTGAAGCTCTATCTGCTTCATGCAGCAAGCACTCTAGGCAG caGGTTCTTCAAGCTGCCAATCCTTCTTCACCAGATCCTGTATTTGTTCAGTTAGAACTTGGTCTTGTGGATATATTTCTTAGTCTTTGCAGATTTGAGTGGCAGACTGGTTATAGAGAATTGGCCACTGCTTTATTTCAGGCTGAAATAGAGTTTAGTTTATTTTGTCCTCCTTTGCTGCTCACTGAGCAGAGTAAACACAGACTGTTTGAGCATTTTTGGAACAGTGGTGGTGCTAGAGTTGGGGAAGAAGGGGCTCTTGGTTGGTCCACATGGTTGGAGAAAGAGGAGGAAACTAGGCAACGGGTTATGAATGAGGAGCTCTCACGTGAAAATGAAGGTGGTGGTTGGACTGGTTGGTCAGAACCATGGTCTAAAGATAATGAGGGTATTGCCAATGTTGAACATGAAACCATGAATGACGTGGTTATGGAGGATATTCAAGATGAAGAGGAATACACAGAAGTTGAGCCAGAAGTTGATACTGAAGATTTGCTGAAGATGCTAGGAATTGATATGAATGATGGGGATGGTGGTGAAGTTAATGACACTTTGACTTGGATCAAATGGTCAAAAGAAGAGTCTTCTAGAGATTGTGATCAGTGGATGCCTGTTCGTGGGAAATCAG GTACAACCTCTCCTGCTAACGAAGCAGACAAAACAGATGAGGATGAACAACTCTTGAGAGTTGTATTGTATGAAGATGTGAATGAATACTTGTTCTCCCTGAGCACAACAGAGGCTCGACTATCTTTGTTGTCCCAATTCATAGACTTCTATGGTGGAAAGATGTCTCAATT GTTTTGCTCAAACAGCCCAACAAGGGCTGACAATATCCTTAGTTTGGAGGATTTGCCAGATTCTATGTTGGAGAAGTTGAAATGCATCCATGAAGTTTTGACTAAACAACAGAACAGTCTTGCTGGTTTCAGTTTTGAATTCCTATCAGGCAGTCTCTCGAGGAATGCtgatattatgaaatttatacgGAATGCTGTCTTACTTTGTTTAACTGTTTTCCCACGTAATTATATGTTGGAAGAAGCTGTTCTTATTTCTGAAGAGCTTTATGTTACAAAAATGAATTCTTCTAATGGTATGATTACACCATGTCGATCTTTAGCAAAATCTCTTCTAAAAAGTGATCGACAG GATTTGTTGCTATGCGGTGTATATGCACGAAGAGAGGCTACTTATGGTAACATTGATCACGCAAGAAAAGTGTTTGACATGGCATTGTTATCTGTAGAAGCGCTTCCTGTG GAACTACAGTCCAATGCTCCTCTTCTATATTTCTGGTATGCTGAGGTGGAGCTTGCAAATAACTCTGCTAATGATCGTGAATCTTCATCTCGTGGAATACATATATTATCATGCTTAGGAAGTGGTACAAAGTACAACCCATTTAAAAGTCAAGCATCAAGTTTGCTACTGCTTAGAGCACATCAAGGATTTAAAGAAAAACTGAGAACAGTGTGGTCATCTTGGGTTCGTGGTATAATAAATGACCAGTCTGTAGCTCTAATATGTTCTGCTGCATTGTTTGAGGAGCTAACCACTGGATGGGATGCGGGCATTGAAGTTTTGAATCAAGCTTTTTCAATGGTGCTTCCAG AAAGAAGAAGTCAAGGTTATCAGcttgaatttttgtttaattattatataaagatGCTTCAAAGACatcagagacaatcaagtctgatgaAAGTTTGGGAGTCCATCTTGCATGGCCTCCAGATATATCCCTTTAGTCCTGAACTTCTAAAAGATGTGGTGGAGGTTGGCCATTATTACACTACATCTAATAAATTGCGGCGGATTCTAGATGACTGTAGTTACAA GAAACCATCTGTAGTTCTCTGGCTTTTTGCGTTGTCATACGAAATATTTAAAGGTGGTTCACACCACAGAATCCGTGGATTGTTCGAAAAGGCATTGGCTAACGACAAGCTTTGCAGCTCAGTTTTGCTGTGGCGTTGCTATATTATGTTTGAGATGGAAATTGCACATGATCCTTCTGCAGCTCGACGTGCTTTCTTCCGGGCTATCCATTCCTGCCCCTG GTCAAAAAGGCTATGGTTGGATGGCTTTCTCAAGCTGAACTCTGTCCTTACTGCAAAAGAGCTATCTGATCTACAGGAAGTCATGCGTGATAAGGAACTGAATTTGAGAACTGACATTTATGAGATCCTTTTGCAACAGTCGTGA
- the LOC100786596 gene encoding nuclear exosome regulator NRDE2 isoform X2 produces MEQKPPSPAENSAAAAPSSDEAKPSLFPLFPLTASSSLQTTTTSSTPQWLSNTSFTTDISVINDVVASQLNRETMQSPLQDDNDEDENRAQANPVPSSRYEILESSESDGGGRDRERKKRKKRKKRKRDSSAERGGFNAFGSRKSRVRAWVDSEAKVAKDYYIDSHGDRDNLAFGCIYRMDIARYKPYNPLKLSGLHVRGLYWWNRSGSLLERDGDVDALDAKMKCAGRYWSGKYMALERHKSFKRIHLVAPKLSPVTMQDEFIPLSESDAGASHGAVDSDSVSKTSASLEESWEDEMLNKTREFNKLTREHPHDEKVWLAFAEFQDKVAGMQRQKGARLQTLAKKISILEKAVELNPDNEEILLCLLKAYQMRDSSDVLIARWEKILLQHSGSYKLWREFLHIVQRNFSRFKVSEVRKMYAHAIEALSASCSKHSRQVLQAANPSSPDPVFVQLELGLVDIFLSLCRFEWQTGYRELATALFQAEIEFSLFCPPLLLTEQSKHRLFEHFWNSGGARVGEEGALGWSTWLEKEEETRQRVMNEELSRENEGGGWTGWSEPWSKDNEGIANVEHETMNDVVMEDIQDEEEYTEVEPEVDTEDLLKMLGIDMNDGDGGEVNDTLTWIKWSKEESSRDCDQWMPVRGKSGTTSPANEADKTDEDEQLLRVVLYEDVNEYLFSLSTTEARLSLLSQFIDFYGGKMSQLFCSNSPTRADNILSLEDLPDSMLEKLKCIHEVLTKQQNSLAGFSFEFLSGSLSRNADIMKFIRNAVLLCLTVFPRNYMLEEAVLISEELYVTKMNSSNGMITPCRSLAKSLLKSDRQDLLLCGVYARREATYGNIDHARKVFDMALLSVEALPVELQSNAPLLYFWYAEVELANNSANDRESSSRGIHILSCLGSGTKYNPFKSQASSLLLLRAHQGFKEKLRTVWSSWVRGIINDQSVALICSAALFEELTTGWDAGIEVLNQAFSMVLPERRSQGYQLEFLFNYYIKMLQRHQRQSSLMKVWESILHGLQIYPFSPELLKDVVEVGHYYTTSNKLRRILDDCSYKKPSVVLWLFALSYEIFKGGSHHRIRGLFEKALANDKLCSSVLLWRCYIMFEMEIAHDPSAARRAFFRAIHSCPWSKRLWLDGFLKLNSVLTAKELSDLQEVMRDKELNLRTDIYEILLQQS; encoded by the exons ATGGAGCAAAAACCACCGTCTCCGGCGGAAAACTCGGCGGCGGCGGCGCCATCCTCCGACGAAGCAAAACCTTCCCTATTCCCTCTGTTCCCACTCACAGCCTCTTCCTCTCTCCAAACCACCACCACTTCCTCCACTCCTCAATGGCTCAGCAACACCAGCTTCACCACCGACATCTCCGTCATAAACGACGTCGTCGCCTCGCAACTCAACCGCGAAACGATGCAGTCACCGCTACAAGACGACAACGACGAGGACGAAAATCGCGCACAGGCGAATCCCGTCCCTTCTTCTCGGTACGAGATTCTGGAATCTTCCGAATCCGACGGAGGCGGAAGAGatagagagaggaagaagagaaagaagaggaagaagcggAAGCGCGATTCGTCTGCGGAGAGAGGTGGATTCAACGCTTTCGGTTCGAGGAAGTCGCGCGTTCGAGCTTGGGTGGATTCGGAGGCCAAAGTTGCCAAGGATTATTACATTGATTCTCACGGAGATCGCGATAATCTCGCGTTCGGATGCATCTACAG AATGGATATTGCCCGATACAAGCCTTACAATCCCTTGAAACTGTCTGGGCTACATGTTCGAGGTTTGTATTGGTGGAATCGGAGTGGTTCACTATTGGAAAGAGATGGTGATGTCGATGCATTGGATGCTAAAATGAAGTGTGCTGGTCGTTACTGGTCTGGAAAATACATGGCTTTGGAACGACATAAGAGCTTTAAGCGTATTCATCTTGTTGCTCCAAAATTGTCTCCTGTCACTATGCAAGATGAGTTTATACCTTTATCAGAATCAGATGCTGGGGCATCTCATGGAGCTGTTGACAGTGATTCAGTCTCCAAAACTTCAGCATCACTTGAAGAATCATGGGAAGATGAAATGTTAAACAAAACTAGGGAGTTCAACAAACTAACTAGGGAACACCCCCATGATGAAAAAGTTTGGTTAGCTTTTGCAGAGTTCCAAGATAAGGTTGCAGGGATGCAACGACAGAAAGGTGCTCGCTTGCAAACTCTTGCAAAGAAGATTAGCATTCTGGAGAAGGCAGTTGAGCTTAATCCAGACAATGAAGAGATATTGCTTTGTCTTTTGAAAGCTTATCAAATGAGAGACAGCTCAGATGTGCTAATTGCAAGATGGGAGAAGATACTTTTGCAACACTCTGGAAGTTATAAGTTATGGAGAGAATTCTTGCACATTGTTCAGAGAAATTTCTCCAGATTTAAGGTTTCAGAGGTTAGGAAGATGTATGCACATGCAATTGAAGCTCTATCTGCTTCATGCAGCAAGCACTCTAGGCAG GTTCTTCAAGCTGCCAATCCTTCTTCACCAGATCCTGTATTTGTTCAGTTAGAACTTGGTCTTGTGGATATATTTCTTAGTCTTTGCAGATTTGAGTGGCAGACTGGTTATAGAGAATTGGCCACTGCTTTATTTCAGGCTGAAATAGAGTTTAGTTTATTTTGTCCTCCTTTGCTGCTCACTGAGCAGAGTAAACACAGACTGTTTGAGCATTTTTGGAACAGTGGTGGTGCTAGAGTTGGGGAAGAAGGGGCTCTTGGTTGGTCCACATGGTTGGAGAAAGAGGAGGAAACTAGGCAACGGGTTATGAATGAGGAGCTCTCACGTGAAAATGAAGGTGGTGGTTGGACTGGTTGGTCAGAACCATGGTCTAAAGATAATGAGGGTATTGCCAATGTTGAACATGAAACCATGAATGACGTGGTTATGGAGGATATTCAAGATGAAGAGGAATACACAGAAGTTGAGCCAGAAGTTGATACTGAAGATTTGCTGAAGATGCTAGGAATTGATATGAATGATGGGGATGGTGGTGAAGTTAATGACACTTTGACTTGGATCAAATGGTCAAAAGAAGAGTCTTCTAGAGATTGTGATCAGTGGATGCCTGTTCGTGGGAAATCAG GTACAACCTCTCCTGCTAACGAAGCAGACAAAACAGATGAGGATGAACAACTCTTGAGAGTTGTATTGTATGAAGATGTGAATGAATACTTGTTCTCCCTGAGCACAACAGAGGCTCGACTATCTTTGTTGTCCCAATTCATAGACTTCTATGGTGGAAAGATGTCTCAATT GTTTTGCTCAAACAGCCCAACAAGGGCTGACAATATCCTTAGTTTGGAGGATTTGCCAGATTCTATGTTGGAGAAGTTGAAATGCATCCATGAAGTTTTGACTAAACAACAGAACAGTCTTGCTGGTTTCAGTTTTGAATTCCTATCAGGCAGTCTCTCGAGGAATGCtgatattatgaaatttatacgGAATGCTGTCTTACTTTGTTTAACTGTTTTCCCACGTAATTATATGTTGGAAGAAGCTGTTCTTATTTCTGAAGAGCTTTATGTTACAAAAATGAATTCTTCTAATGGTATGATTACACCATGTCGATCTTTAGCAAAATCTCTTCTAAAAAGTGATCGACAG GATTTGTTGCTATGCGGTGTATATGCACGAAGAGAGGCTACTTATGGTAACATTGATCACGCAAGAAAAGTGTTTGACATGGCATTGTTATCTGTAGAAGCGCTTCCTGTG GAACTACAGTCCAATGCTCCTCTTCTATATTTCTGGTATGCTGAGGTGGAGCTTGCAAATAACTCTGCTAATGATCGTGAATCTTCATCTCGTGGAATACATATATTATCATGCTTAGGAAGTGGTACAAAGTACAACCCATTTAAAAGTCAAGCATCAAGTTTGCTACTGCTTAGAGCACATCAAGGATTTAAAGAAAAACTGAGAACAGTGTGGTCATCTTGGGTTCGTGGTATAATAAATGACCAGTCTGTAGCTCTAATATGTTCTGCTGCATTGTTTGAGGAGCTAACCACTGGATGGGATGCGGGCATTGAAGTTTTGAATCAAGCTTTTTCAATGGTGCTTCCAG AAAGAAGAAGTCAAGGTTATCAGcttgaatttttgtttaattattatataaagatGCTTCAAAGACatcagagacaatcaagtctgatgaAAGTTTGGGAGTCCATCTTGCATGGCCTCCAGATATATCCCTTTAGTCCTGAACTTCTAAAAGATGTGGTGGAGGTTGGCCATTATTACACTACATCTAATAAATTGCGGCGGATTCTAGATGACTGTAGTTACAA GAAACCATCTGTAGTTCTCTGGCTTTTTGCGTTGTCATACGAAATATTTAAAGGTGGTTCACACCACAGAATCCGTGGATTGTTCGAAAAGGCATTGGCTAACGACAAGCTTTGCAGCTCAGTTTTGCTGTGGCGTTGCTATATTATGTTTGAGATGGAAATTGCACATGATCCTTCTGCAGCTCGACGTGCTTTCTTCCGGGCTATCCATTCCTGCCCCTG GTCAAAAAGGCTATGGTTGGATGGCTTTCTCAAGCTGAACTCTGTCCTTACTGCAAAAGAGCTATCTGATCTACAGGAAGTCATGCGTGATAAGGAACTGAATTTGAGAACTGACATTTATGAGATCCTTTTGCAACAGTCGTGA